A window of Candidatus Dormiibacterota bacterium genomic DNA:
GCACGACCACGTCGGGAGCGGCCGCGCGGGCCTTCTCCAGCGCTTCCTGCAGCCCGGGCGCCCGGAACACATCGAAGCCCTCTTCGACCAGGGTCGCCGCCAGCGTCGCCAGCGCTCGCCGGTCGCGGTGGACCAGCAGCACCCGGACACGGTCGCGGCGCCGCTTGATCCCCTGGCCGATCTGGCGGAGCTGATCCTGCATCGTCTTGGTCGCCCACGGCTTGGCGACGAAGCCGACGACACCGAACTGGTCCATCAGCTGCCGGTTCTGGGTCACCGAGCAGATCAGAACCGGGACGTCGGCGGTGGCGGCCCGGGCGCGCAACTCCTGGAGGACCTGCCAGCCGTCCTTGACGGGGAGCACCGTCTCCATGACGACCAGGTCGGGCAGGATCTCCATGGCCTTGCGCACCGCCTCGTTGCCGTCGAAGGCATGCGCCACGCGGAAGCCGACTCCCTGGATCTCGGCCGTCATCCGCTGGCTGCTGGCCGGGTCATCTTCGACCACGAGGACCAGCGGCAGCTCCATGCTTTCGACCGTCTGCGCGACTTCCTCGACGGGCGGCTCGGGAGCCGGCCGCGGCTCGCGCGGGATGGTGAAGGTGAAGATCGACCCTTTGCCGAATTGGCTCTCCGCCCAGATCCGGCCACCGTGCATCTCGACGAACCGCCGGCAGAGCGCCAGCCCCAGGCCGGTGCCCTGGTAGCGGCGAGTGTATGACCCATCGATCTGCTCGAACTCGCGGAACAGCTTGGGGAGGTCTTCCGGCTTCATGCCGATGCCGGTGTCCTCGACGGAGACGGTCAACTGCTCCGCGGAATCCCTGACGCTCACGGTGATCGTCCCCGGCGCGGGCGTGAACTTCACGGCGTTCGACAGCAGGTTGTAGAGCACTTGCTTGAACTTGCTACGGTCGGCCTTCATCACGCCGGCCTCGGCGGCGCCTACCATCTTCAGCTGTAGGCCCTGCTGGCGGGCCATCGGCTCCAGGATGGCGGTGACCTCCTGGAGCGCTTGCGTGACCGGCATGTCCTCCGCGTGGAGGTCCATCTTCCCCGCCTCGATCTTTGCCAGGTCGAGGATGTCGTTGATCAGGCCCAGCAGATGCTGCCCACTGCTATGGATGTTGCGCAGGAACTCGGTGCGCTCGCCTGACGTCAGGTTCATGGTGACGTCGAGGAGAATCTCGCTGAATCCCATGATGGCATTGAGCGGCGTCCGTAGTTCGTGGGACATATTGGCGAGGAATTCCGACTTGTAGCGGCTCGACTGCTCCAGCTGACGGTTGACCTGGAGAATCTCCTCGTCCGCCTGCCGGAGCGCGGCGTGCTGGCGCATCAAGTACCGGTTCGAGTCCTTCAGCCGCTCGACCAGACTCTGGCGCTCCGCCCGCAGCCGCTGTTTCTCCAGGTTGCGTTCCAGGAGCTCGCGCAGGCGGTGCAGGTCGATCGGTTTCGCGATGTAGTCGTCGGCACCGCCACGCAGGGCCTCCGCCGCCACCTGTTCGGAGCCGTAGGCCGTCATCATCACGACCACCGACTCGGGAAAGTCGCGGAGCATCTGGGGCAAAAGGCTCAAGCCGCTTTCCTCCGGCATTTGCACGTCGAGGAAGATGAGCGCCGGGCGCCGGCCATCGAGCTGCCGCCGCGCCTGCGTCGCGTTCGGTGCCGTGACGACGTCGAAACCCTGTTTCGACACCGCCTTCGTGAGAAAGGCGCGGTTGTCTGGGTCGTCGTCGATCGCGAGCAGGACCGGTCGCTGTTCCAGCTCCGGTTCCGCGCCCAGCAGCATGCGAACCGCCTGGACCAGGTCCTGGCCGGCCGTCAGCTCGCGCCCGGAGCCAGTGGAGAGTGGACTCAGATCGCTCAAGAAGCGGTCCGCTCCTGCGGCGAGTGCGCGCTTGCCTTCGTCCGCATCGACGTGCACGCCGGCCATGAGCAGCACCGGGATGTTCGTCGTCGCCGGGTTGCTCTTCAAGATCTCGCAGACGCGAAGCCCGTCGATCCGGCGCAGTAAGAGGTTGAGG
This region includes:
- a CDS encoding response regulator; this encodes MSEPTGTRRILVADDDPERLRALVDRLQREGFEVLSAQDGLEALDRAREELPDAIILNLLLRRIDGLRVCEILKSNPATTNIPVLLMAGVHVDADEGKRALAAGADRFLSDLSPLSTGSGRELTAGQDLVQAVRMLLGAEPELEQRPVLLAIDDDPDNRAFLTKAVSKQGFDVVTAPNATQARRQLDGRRPALIFLDVQMPEESGLSLLPQMLRDFPESVVVMMTAYGSEQVAAEALRGGADDYIAKPIDLHRLRELLERNLEKQRLRAERQSLVERLKDSNRYLMRQHAALRQADEEILQVNRQLEQSSRYKSEFLANMSHELRTPLNAIMGFSEILLDVTMNLTSGERTEFLRNIHSSGQHLLGLINDILDLAKIEAGKMDLHAEDMPVTQALQEVTAILEPMARQQGLQLKMVGAAEAGVMKADRSKFKQVLYNLLSNAVKFTPAPGTITVSVRDSAEQLTVSVEDTGIGMKPEDLPKLFREFEQIDGSYTRRYQGTGLGLALCRRFVEMHGGRIWAESQFGKGSIFTFTIPREPRPAPEPPVEEVAQTVESMELPLVLVVEDDPASSQRMTAEIQGVGFRVAHAFDGNEAVRKAMEILPDLVVMETVLPVKDGWQVLQELRARAATADVPVLICSVTQNRQLMDQFGVVGFVAKPWATKTMQDQLRQIGQGIKRRRDRVRVLLVHRDRRALATLAATLVEEGFDVFRAPGLQEALEKARAAAPDVVV